Proteins found in one Fundidesulfovibrio terrae genomic segment:
- the nusA gene encoding transcription termination factor NusA — protein MGMELRKAIDQISKDRGIDRDLLIDTLEEAVRSSVARKFGEHMDIEVSYNDEAGEIEVFQFKIVVDEVEDPLSEITLEEAREVDPNVQMDDELGFKLKVEDLGRIAAQSAKQVIIQRMRDAEQEIIYEEYKDRKGEIVSGIVQRRDRGGWIINLGRTEAMLPKEEQIPRERYKRGDRVQAYIIEVLPSGRGPQIIISRTHPDYMAALFKREVPEVSDQTVRILGVARDPGSRAKVAVSSKDRDVDPVGACVGVRGSRIQNIVQELHGERIDIVVWHPEIASYAANALSPARITRIMVDEDEKTLEVVVPDDQLTLAIGRKGQNVKLAAKLLGWKIDIFTDSRYSELNVARKGMEQLASVAEMNMENFLAAGFDTVAMLAEAEDDELDRIEGMTPTKRDHLRAAIRLLLPAKPAEEETSEEAGDEEAQAGQAVEESVAEDDKPGE, from the coding sequence ATGGGCATGGAGCTTCGCAAGGCCATTGACCAGATCAGCAAGGACCGCGGCATCGACCGCGACCTGCTCATCGACACCCTCGAGGAGGCCGTACGCTCCTCGGTCGCCAGAAAGTTCGGCGAGCACATGGATATCGAGGTCAGCTACAACGACGAGGCCGGCGAGATCGAGGTCTTCCAGTTCAAGATCGTGGTGGACGAGGTGGAGGATCCCCTCTCCGAAATCACCCTGGAAGAGGCCCGCGAGGTCGATCCCAACGTCCAGATGGACGACGAGCTGGGCTTCAAGCTCAAGGTCGAGGACCTGGGCCGCATCGCCGCCCAGTCGGCCAAGCAGGTGATCATCCAGCGCATGCGCGACGCCGAGCAGGAAATCATCTACGAGGAATACAAGGACCGCAAGGGCGAGATCGTCTCCGGCATCGTGCAGCGCCGCGACCGGGGCGGCTGGATCATCAACCTCGGCCGCACCGAGGCCATGCTCCCCAAAGAGGAACAGATTCCCCGCGAGCGCTACAAGCGCGGCGACCGCGTCCAGGCCTACATCATCGAGGTCCTGCCCAGCGGGCGCGGACCCCAGATCATCATTTCCCGCACCCACCCGGACTACATGGCCGCGCTCTTCAAGCGCGAGGTGCCCGAGGTGTCCGACCAGACGGTGCGCATCCTGGGAGTCGCCCGCGACCCCGGTTCGCGCGCCAAGGTGGCAGTGTCCTCCAAGGACCGCGACGTGGATCCGGTGGGCGCTTGCGTGGGCGTGCGCGGCTCGCGCATCCAGAACATCGTGCAGGAGCTGCACGGCGAGCGCATCGACATCGTGGTCTGGCATCCCGAGATCGCCAGCTACGCCGCCAACGCCCTCTCGCCAGCGCGCATCACCCGCATCATGGTGGACGAGGACGAGAAGACCCTCGAGGTGGTGGTGCCCGACGACCAGCTCACCCTGGCCATCGGCCGCAAGGGCCAGAACGTGAAGCTGGCCGCCAAGCTTTTGGGCTGGAAGATCGATATCTTCACCGACTCGCGCTACTCCGAGCTCAACGTCGCCCGCAAGGGCATGGAGCAGCTCGCCAGCGTGGCCGAGATGAACATGGAGAACTTCCTGGCCGCCGGGTTCGACACCGTGGCCATGCTGGCCGAGGCCGAAGACGACGAGCTCGATCGCATCGAGGGCATGACGCCCACCAAGCGCGACCATCTGCGCGCCGCCATCAGGCTGCTGCTGCCCGCCAAGCCCGCCGAGGAGGAGACCTCCGAGGAAGCCGGGGACGAAGAGGCGCAGGCCGGTCAGGCCGTGGAGGAATCCGTTGCGGAAGACGACAAGCCCGGAGAATAA
- a CDS encoding DUF448 domain-containing protein, translating into MVCRARFPKHELTRHVWRGEWTPDKAYILPGRGYYCCAGEACIAKFPKRAATVRKGKGDGKRDEA; encoded by the coding sequence ATGGTCTGCCGCGCCCGGTTCCCCAAACATGAATTGACCCGTCACGTGTGGCGGGGTGAGTGGACGCCCGACAAGGCGTATATCCTGCCCGGAAGGGGCTACTACTGTTGCGCGGGGGAAGCATGCATTGCCAAGTTCCCCAAACGCGCCGCCACCGTGAGGAAAGGCAAGGGGGATGGCAAACGTGACGAAGCTTAG
- the infB gene encoding translation initiation factor IF-2 — protein sequence MANVTKLRVRDLAKELRVSNKDIYQALRELDIRVSSDMATLEDDQAVQVRSKIKQGLSKSEVVQSHSQPGVVVRRRRASSPHAEPEAAAEAPQASPASSPEAVEEPAPAPEKAAQPKPRKRMVETPPARIISQPEPEAEPEPKPEAEELPVVYEHEFAQAAAPEVSEPAPVEPVASAPEVSEPAEAPAATTAEPVSEEAPAPAAASAEEPQAEAEAPAAAAEGAEPEKRVKKPKREVPIGPQVRIISMPEPRAPEPPRPAGQRPAGPGGPGGPGQRPGGPGQRPGGPGQRPGGPGGPRPGGPGQRPGGPGGPRPGGPGGFDRPQPAPVPESDDRKRRKDKRVVEFGGQPASDDGGRRGGKKHVGEIQDRTGRGGKHHKKKKGGDQVAQIMAAQAQSQPQKAVKRKIRMEDAIRVSEMARQMNLKAQDLMKVLLSMGMMATINQSLDYETAVLVAAEFAYEVEKVGFDEDQFIDIEAADSPESLQSRPPVVTIMGHVDHGKTSLLDAIRSTNVVMGEAGGITQHIGAYHVTTPRGDVVFLDTPGHEAFTAMRARGAKVTDIVVLVVAADDGVMDQTREAISHSKAAGVPMVVAVNKIDKPGAEPDRVKRELADLGLVPEEWGGETIFAYVSAKQRLGLDELLEMIILQAEVLDLKSNPDKRAKGHIIEAKLDKGRGPVATVLIEEGTLRQGDAFVCGLFSGRVRAMFDDQGRKIKDAGPAMPVEVQGFEGVPEAGETFSCVEDEKVARRIAETRLAKQRERELGKATKLTLETFLASRGEAEAQELKLVVKADVQGSQEAITEALNKLSGEKVKIRIIHAGTGAITESDVILASASEAVVIGFNIRPSVKVKEIAERENVDLRFYDIIYKLVDEIRAAMSGMLAPVFKEQYLGQAEVRQTFSVPKIGLVAGCGVLDGKITRNAQVRLLRDGVVVYTGKLASLKRFKDDVKEVTKGYECGMGLENFNDVKVGDVIEAFETVEEKDTLD from the coding sequence ATGGCAAACGTGACGAAGCTTAGAGTCCGAGACCTCGCCAAGGAGCTGAGGGTCAGCAACAAGGACATCTATCAGGCCCTCAGGGAGCTTGATATCCGTGTGTCCAGCGACATGGCCACCCTGGAGGACGACCAGGCCGTCCAGGTACGCTCCAAGATCAAGCAGGGTCTGTCGAAATCCGAGGTGGTGCAGAGCCATTCCCAGCCGGGAGTGGTGGTGCGCCGCCGCCGCGCCAGTTCGCCCCATGCCGAGCCGGAAGCCGCAGCCGAGGCCCCGCAGGCTTCTCCCGCCTCCTCCCCCGAGGCCGTGGAAGAGCCCGCTCCCGCCCCGGAAAAGGCCGCCCAGCCCAAGCCCCGCAAGCGCATGGTGGAAACGCCTCCCGCCAGGATCATTTCCCAGCCGGAGCCCGAGGCCGAACCGGAACCCAAGCCCGAGGCCGAAGAGCTGCCCGTGGTCTACGAACACGAGTTCGCCCAGGCCGCCGCGCCCGAGGTCTCCGAGCCCGCTCCGGTGGAACCCGTGGCGTCCGCGCCCGAGGTTTCCGAACCCGCCGAGGCCCCGGCCGCCACAACGGCCGAGCCTGTCTCCGAGGAAGCCCCTGCGCCCGCGGCCGCGTCCGCTGAAGAGCCCCAGGCCGAAGCCGAGGCGCCCGCAGCGGCCGCCGAAGGCGCGGAGCCCGAGAAGCGCGTCAAGAAGCCCAAGCGCGAGGTTCCCATCGGCCCGCAGGTGCGCATCATTTCCATGCCCGAGCCCCGCGCTCCCGAACCGCCCCGCCCCGCGGGCCAGCGTCCCGCCGGCCCCGGTGGTCCTGGCGGTCCCGGCCAGCGCCCCGGCGGCCCCGGACAGCGTCCGGGCGGCCCCGGCCAGCGTCCCGGCGGCCCCGGTGGTCCCCGTCCCGGCGGCCCCGGCCAGCGCCCCGGAGGTCCCGGCGGTCCCCGACCCGGCGGCCCCGGCGGCTTCGACCGCCCGCAGCCCGCTCCCGTGCCCGAATCCGACGACCGCAAGCGCCGCAAGGACAAGCGCGTCGTGGAGTTCGGCGGCCAGCCCGCGTCTGATGACGGCGGGCGCAGAGGCGGCAAGAAGCACGTCGGCGAGATCCAGGATCGCACCGGACGCGGCGGCAAGCATCACAAGAAGAAGAAGGGCGGCGACCAGGTTGCCCAGATCATGGCCGCCCAGGCGCAATCCCAGCCCCAGAAGGCCGTCAAGCGCAAGATCCGCATGGAGGACGCCATCCGCGTCTCCGAGATGGCGCGCCAGATGAACCTGAAGGCCCAGGACCTCATGAAGGTTCTGCTGTCCATGGGCATGATGGCCACCATCAACCAGTCCCTGGACTACGAGACCGCCGTGCTGGTGGCCGCCGAGTTCGCCTACGAGGTGGAAAAGGTCGGCTTCGACGAGGATCAGTTCATCGACATCGAGGCGGCCGACTCTCCCGAGTCCTTGCAGTCGCGTCCTCCGGTCGTGACCATCATGGGCCACGTCGACCACGGCAAGACCTCGCTGCTGGACGCCATCCGCTCCACCAACGTGGTCATGGGCGAGGCCGGCGGCATCACCCAGCACATCGGCGCCTACCACGTGACCACCCCGCGCGGCGACGTGGTCTTCCTGGACACTCCCGGCCACGAAGCCTTCACCGCCATGCGCGCCCGCGGCGCCAAGGTGACGGACATCGTCGTGCTGGTGGTCGCCGCCGACGACGGCGTCATGGACCAGACCCGCGAGGCCATCAGCCACTCCAAGGCCGCAGGCGTGCCCATGGTGGTGGCGGTCAACAAGATCGACAAGCCCGGAGCCGAGCCGGACCGCGTGAAGCGCGAGCTGGCCGATCTGGGCCTGGTGCCCGAAGAATGGGGCGGCGAGACCATCTTCGCCTACGTGTCCGCCAAGCAGCGCCTTGGCCTGGACGAACTGCTGGAGATGATCATCCTGCAGGCCGAAGTGCTGGACCTCAAGTCCAACCCGGACAAGCGCGCCAAGGGCCACATCATCGAGGCCAAGCTCGACAAGGGCCGGGGCCCCGTGGCCACCGTGCTCATCGAGGAAGGCACGTTGCGCCAGGGCGACGCCTTCGTGTGCGGCCTGTTCTCGGGCCGCGTGCGGGCCATGTTCGACGACCAGGGCCGCAAGATCAAGGACGCCGGACCGGCCATGCCCGTCGAGGTGCAGGGCTTTGAAGGCGTTCCCGAAGCGGGCGAGACCTTCAGCTGCGTCGAGGACGAGAAGGTCGCCCGGCGCATCGCCGAGACCCGCCTGGCCAAGCAGCGTGAACGCGAGCTGGGCAAGGCCACCAAGCTCACCCTGGAGACCTTCCTGGCGTCGCGCGGCGAAGCCGAGGCCCAGGAACTCAAGCTGGTGGTCAAGGCCGACGTGCAGGGCTCCCAGGAGGCCATCACCGAGGCCCTCAACAAGCTCTCGGGCGAGAAGGTCAAGATCCGCATCATCCACGCGGGCACTGGCGCCATCACCGAATCCGACGTCATCCTGGCCAGCGCCTCCGAGGCCGTCGTCATCGGCTTCAACATCCGCCCGTCCGTGAAGGTGAAAGAGATCGCCGAGCGCGAGAACGTGGACCTTCGCTTCTACGACATCATCTACAAGCTGGTGGACGAGATCCGCGCGGCCATGTCCGGCATGCTGGCTCCGGTGTTCAAGGAGCAGTACCTGGGCCAGGCCGAGGTGCGCCAGACCTTCAGCGTGCCCAAGATCGGCCTGGTGGCCGGCTGCGGCGTCCTGGACGGCAAGATCACCCGCAACGCCCAGGTGCGCCTGCTGCGCGACGGCGTGGTGGTCTACACCGGCAAGCTCGCCAGCCTCAAGCGCTTCAAGGACGACGTGAAGGAAGTGACCAAGGGCTACGAGTGCGGCATGGGCTTGGAGAACTTCAACGACGTGAAGGTCGGCGACGTGATCGAAGCCTTCGAAACCGTCGAAGAGAAAGACACCCTCGATTAA
- a CDS encoding DUF503 domain-containing protein — MVIGVLSLEFRLHGNDSLKGKRSVAQRLKMKLRNKFNVAVSEIAHHDVLDSLALGVVTVSPDAKHAQGLLQKALNMVVAADEAELIYDDIELIGQ; from the coding sequence ATGGTCATCGGCGTGCTCTCCCTGGAATTCCGCCTGCACGGCAACGACTCCCTCAAAGGGAAGCGGTCGGTGGCGCAACGCCTGAAGATGAAATTGCGCAACAAGTTCAACGTGGCCGTAAGCGAAATCGCCCATCACGACGTGCTCGATTCCCTGGCGCTGGGCGTTGTCACGGTGAGCCCGGACGCCAAGCACGCCCAGGGGTTGTTGCAGAAGGCGCTCAACATGGTGGTTGCCGCCGACGAAGCGGAACTTATATACGACGACATCGAGCTCATCGGGCAATGA
- the rbfA gene encoding 30S ribosome-binding factor RbfA: MPSQKEGPSRRSIRMSDQIMRELALMLTEEIQDPRLELVTISGVRLNSDLSVATVLFTMHGDAARIKAAKDALYHSKGFFRSNLGRRIKTKFVPDLRFEHDDFLETMVYGQPHA, translated from the coding sequence ATGCCGAGCCAGAAAGAAGGCCCTTCCCGCCGCTCCATCCGCATGTCGGACCAGATCATGCGCGAGCTGGCGCTCATGCTCACCGAGGAAATCCAGGACCCGCGCCTGGAACTGGTGACCATAAGCGGCGTGCGCCTCAATTCCGACCTCTCCGTGGCCACCGTGCTCTTCACCATGCACGGCGACGCCGCGCGCATAAAGGCCGCCAAGGACGCGCTCTACCACTCCAAGGGCTTCTTCCGCTCCAACCTGGGACGGCGGATCAAGACCAAGTTCGTCCCCGACCTGCGCTTCGAGCACGACGACTTCCTGGAGACCATGGTCTATGGGCAGCCCCATGCGTGA
- a CDS encoding DHH family phosphoesterase, with the protein MRDLAAAIAAGSRFLVASHASPDGDAIGSMAAMGHLLGALGKEAVLYNISGMPEHLSWVDMPSAILTELPQDGFDWIIALDCGDDRRGGKALQDAMASHPTMVIDHHVANPCWGALNWVEMDRSSTCEMVAALARELGQELTGPLGEAVYLGLVTDTGHFSFNNTSPRCMEMAAHIISLGLDQAKMNELIENQWSLGRFKLWSEVLGSLALHFNGQLGVIRITSEQLSRLGATAEDCDGLTNFVLRIKGCKAAQSLREDKAGSLKLSLRSVSSVNIQPVAAAFGGGGHKCAAGANLSGSFDEMEPQLIKALGKVLAA; encoded by the coding sequence ATGCGTGACCTCGCCGCCGCCATCGCGGCCGGATCGCGCTTCCTGGTGGCCTCCCACGCCAGCCCCGACGGCGACGCCATCGGGTCCATGGCGGCCATGGGGCACCTGCTGGGGGCGCTTGGCAAAGAGGCCGTGCTCTACAACATTTCCGGCATGCCCGAGCACCTCTCCTGGGTGGACATGCCCTCGGCCATCCTGACCGAACTGCCGCAGGACGGCTTCGACTGGATCATCGCCCTGGACTGCGGCGACGACCGCCGGGGGGGCAAGGCCCTTCAGGACGCCATGGCCTCGCACCCGACCATGGTCATCGACCACCACGTCGCCAACCCCTGCTGGGGCGCGCTCAATTGGGTGGAAATGGACCGCTCCTCCACTTGCGAGATGGTGGCGGCCCTGGCCCGGGAACTGGGCCAGGAACTCACCGGCCCCCTGGGCGAGGCCGTATACCTGGGCCTGGTCACGGACACCGGGCATTTCAGCTTCAACAACACCAGCCCCCGCTGCATGGAGATGGCCGCGCACATCATAAGCCTGGGCCTGGACCAGGCGAAGATGAACGAGCTCATCGAGAACCAGTGGTCCCTGGGCCGCTTTAAGCTCTGGAGCGAGGTTCTGGGCTCCCTGGCCCTTCATTTCAATGGACAGCTCGGGGTGATTCGCATAACCAGCGAGCAGCTTTCCCGTCTCGGGGCCACCGCCGAGGACTGTGACGGCCTGACCAACTTCGTGCTGCGCATCAAGGGCTGCAAGGCTGCCCAGTCGCTGCGCGAGGACAAGGCGGGCTCGCTCAAGCTGTCCCTGCGTTCGGTTTCGTCCGTGAACATCCAGCCCGTGGCCGCCGCGTTCGGCGGCGGCGGGCACAAGTGCGCGGCCGGGGCCAACCTTTCGGGCTCCTTCGACGAGATGGAACCGCAGCTCATCAAAGCCTTGGGCAAGGTCCTCGCGGCCTAG
- the truB gene encoding tRNA pseudouridine(55) synthase TruB, with product MNETHKDQAPRPPQMHGVLVLDKPNGPTSARCLEMVKRRLGQRKIGHAGTLDPMATGVLVVLLGEATKIAGFVTEGQKVYTGQLLLGQNTDTFDAEGTVTAEAPWEHITPEMAREAVDSWKAMTTQDIPPYSAVKVNGQPLYKKARKGEEVPVVTKPVTVFEAETLSLELPLINFRVRVSPGAYVRSLVHSLGTRLGSGAHLTQLIRECSHPFGIAEAVQLDELLENPERLAQRVIPLADALPHWPRLALSPEQAKKVRDGKWLSLAELPGPETRVMLADPMGQPVALAEPQDRDGARRWAIIRGLNTPA from the coding sequence GTGAACGAGACGCACAAGGACCAAGCCCCCCGCCCGCCCCAGATGCACGGCGTGCTGGTGCTGGACAAGCCGAACGGGCCCACGTCGGCGCGCTGCCTGGAAATGGTGAAGCGCCGCCTGGGTCAGCGCAAGATCGGCCACGCCGGCACCCTGGACCCCATGGCCACGGGCGTGCTCGTCGTGCTCCTGGGCGAAGCCACCAAGATCGCGGGCTTCGTGACCGAGGGGCAGAAAGTCTATACGGGCCAGCTGCTCCTGGGCCAGAACACCGACACCTTCGACGCCGAAGGCACGGTGACGGCCGAGGCCCCCTGGGAGCACATCACTCCCGAGATGGCCCGCGAGGCGGTGGACTCCTGGAAGGCCATGACCACCCAGGACATACCGCCCTACTCCGCCGTGAAGGTGAACGGCCAGCCTCTTTACAAGAAGGCCCGCAAGGGCGAAGAGGTTCCTGTCGTCACCAAGCCGGTGACAGTTTTCGAAGCGGAAACGCTCTCCTTGGAGCTTCCGCTGATAAATTTCCGGGTGAGGGTGAGTCCCGGCGCCTATGTACGCTCCCTGGTCCACAGCCTGGGGACGCGACTTGGGTCCGGAGCGCACCTGACACAACTCATCCGGGAGTGCAGCCATCCCTTCGGGATCGCCGAGGCCGTCCAGTTGGACGAGCTTCTGGAAAACCCCGAACGGCTGGCCCAACGGGTCATCCCGCTGGCAGACGCCCTTCCTCACTGGCCGAGGCTCGCCCTCTCGCCCGAACAGGCGAAAAAGGTCAGGGACGGCAAATGGCTCTCGCTTGCGGAACTGCCCGGACCGGAGACGCGGGTCATGCTCGCCGATCCCATGGGTCAACCGGTGGCCCTGGCCGAACCCCAGGACCGGGATGGCGCGAGGCGCTGGGCGATCATCCGGGGACTCAACACCCCCGCCTGA